A single Oryctolagus cuniculus chromosome 18, mOryCun1.1, whole genome shotgun sequence DNA region contains:
- the EGLN2 gene encoding prolyl hydroxylase EGLN2 isoform X1, which translates to MDSPCQPQPLSQALPQLPGPVSEPSEPGRARMGVESYLSCPLLPSYHCPGAPGEASVGSGTPRATATSTTASPLREGLGAQDGGELWPLRSEGAAALVTKGCQRLAAQGARPEAPKRKWAEDGGDAPSPGKRPWARQENQEAEGEGGVGCSGGGGEPSARRREEALPSAPERLALDYIVPCMRYYGICVKDSFLGAALGGLVLAEVEALKRGGRLRDGQLVSQRAIPPRSIRGDQIAWVEGHEPGCRSIGALMAHVDAVIRHCAGRLGSYVINGRTKAMVACYPGNGLGYVRHVDNPHGDGRCITCIYYLNQNWDVKVHGGLLQIFPEGRPVVANIEPLFDRLLIFWSDRRNPHEVKPAYATRYAITVWYFDAKERAAAKDKYQLAAGQKGVQVPVSQPPTPT; encoded by the exons ATGGACAGCCCGTGCCAGCCGCAGCCCCTGAGTCAGGCTCTCCCTCAGTTGCCAGGGCCTGTGTCAGAGCCATCGGAGCCTGGCCGCGCCAGGATGGGAGTGGAGAGTTACCTGTCCTGCCCCCTGCTACCCTCCTACCATTGCCCAGGAGCGCCTGGGGAGGCCTCGGTGGGGAGTGGGACCCCCAGAGCCACCGCCACCTCCACCACTGCCAGCCCGCTACGGGAGGGCTTGGGCGCGCAGGATGGTGGCGAGCTGTGGCCGCTGCGGAGTGAGGGTGCCGCCGCGCTGGTCACCAAGGGGTGCCAGCGGCTGGCAGCCCAGGGTGCCCGACCTGAGGCCCCCAAACGGAAATGGGCAGAGGATGGGGGGGATGCCCCCTCGCCCGGCAAGCGGCCGTGGGCCCGGCAAGAGaaccaggaggcagagggggagggtggCGTGggctgcagcggcggcggcggggagccAAGCGCCCGGCGGAGGGAGGAGGCTCTGCCCTCTGCGCCCGAGCGCCTGGCCCTGGACTACATTGTGCCCTGCATGCGGTACTACGGCATCTGCGTGAAAGACAGCTTCCTGGGGGCGGCGCTGGGGGGCCTCGTGCTGGCCGAGGTGGAGGCCCTGAAGCGCGGCGGGCGCCTGCGGGATGGGCAGCTGGTGAGCCAGCGAGCTATCCCGCCGCGCAGCATCCGCGGGGACCAGATCGCCTGGGTGGAAGGCCACGAGCCGGGCTGCCGAAGCATCGGGGCCCTCATGGCGCACGTGGACGCCGTCATCCGCCACTGCGCCGGGCGGCTGGGCAGCTACGTCATCAATGGGCGCACCAAG GCCATGGTGGCGTGTTACCCAGGCAATGGGCTGGGGTACGTGAGGCACGTTGACAATCCCCACGGCGATGGGCGCTGCATCACCTGTATCTATTACCTGAATCAGAATTGGGACGTTAAG GTGCATGGCGGTCTGCTGCAGATTTTCCCTGAGGGTCGCCCTGTGGTAGCCAACATCGAGCCGCTCTTTGACCGCTTGCTCATTTTCTGGTCTGACCGGCGAAACCCCCACGAGGTGAAGCCAGCCTATGCCACCAG GTACGCCATCACTGTCTGGTATTTCGATGCCAAGGAACGGGCAGCAGCCAAAGACAAGTATCAGCTAG CGGCAGGACAGAAAGGCGTCCAGGTTCCTGTGTCACAGCCGCCCACACCCACCTAG
- the EGLN2 gene encoding prolyl hydroxylase EGLN2 isoform X2 translates to MDSPCQPQPLSQALPQLPGPVSEPSEPGRARMGVESYLSCPLLPSYHCPGAPGEASVGSGTPRATATSTTASPLREGLGAQDGGELWPLRSEGAAALVTKGCQRLAAQGARPEAPKRKWAEDGGDAPSPGKRPWARQENQEAEGEGGVGCSGGGGEPSARRREEALPSAPERLALDYIVPCMRYYGICVKDSFLGAALGGLVLAEVEALKRGGRLRDGQLVSQRAIPPRSIRGDQIAWVEGHEPGCRSIGALMAHVDAVIRHCAGRLGSYVINGRTKVHGGLLQIFPEGRPVVANIEPLFDRLLIFWSDRRNPHEVKPAYATRYAITVWYFDAKERAAAKDKYQLAAGQKGVQVPVSQPPTPT, encoded by the exons ATGGACAGCCCGTGCCAGCCGCAGCCCCTGAGTCAGGCTCTCCCTCAGTTGCCAGGGCCTGTGTCAGAGCCATCGGAGCCTGGCCGCGCCAGGATGGGAGTGGAGAGTTACCTGTCCTGCCCCCTGCTACCCTCCTACCATTGCCCAGGAGCGCCTGGGGAGGCCTCGGTGGGGAGTGGGACCCCCAGAGCCACCGCCACCTCCACCACTGCCAGCCCGCTACGGGAGGGCTTGGGCGCGCAGGATGGTGGCGAGCTGTGGCCGCTGCGGAGTGAGGGTGCCGCCGCGCTGGTCACCAAGGGGTGCCAGCGGCTGGCAGCCCAGGGTGCCCGACCTGAGGCCCCCAAACGGAAATGGGCAGAGGATGGGGGGGATGCCCCCTCGCCCGGCAAGCGGCCGTGGGCCCGGCAAGAGaaccaggaggcagagggggagggtggCGTGggctgcagcggcggcggcggggagccAAGCGCCCGGCGGAGGGAGGAGGCTCTGCCCTCTGCGCCCGAGCGCCTGGCCCTGGACTACATTGTGCCCTGCATGCGGTACTACGGCATCTGCGTGAAAGACAGCTTCCTGGGGGCGGCGCTGGGGGGCCTCGTGCTGGCCGAGGTGGAGGCCCTGAAGCGCGGCGGGCGCCTGCGGGATGGGCAGCTGGTGAGCCAGCGAGCTATCCCGCCGCGCAGCATCCGCGGGGACCAGATCGCCTGGGTGGAAGGCCACGAGCCGGGCTGCCGAAGCATCGGGGCCCTCATGGCGCACGTGGACGCCGTCATCCGCCACTGCGCCGGGCGGCTGGGCAGCTACGTCATCAATGGGCGCACCAAG GTGCATGGCGGTCTGCTGCAGATTTTCCCTGAGGGTCGCCCTGTGGTAGCCAACATCGAGCCGCTCTTTGACCGCTTGCTCATTTTCTGGTCTGACCGGCGAAACCCCCACGAGGTGAAGCCAGCCTATGCCACCAG GTACGCCATCACTGTCTGGTATTTCGATGCCAAGGAACGGGCAGCAGCCAAAGACAAGTATCAGCTAG CGGCAGGACAGAAAGGCGTCCAGGTTCCTGTGTCACAGCCGCCCACACCCACCTAG
- the RAB4B gene encoding ras-related protein Rab-4B isoform X1: MAETYDFLFKFLVIGSAGTGKSCLLHQFIENKFKQDSNHTIGVEFGSRVVNVGGKTVKLQIWDTAGQERFRADVLGNERTHGRERGGGLPEVRPHHPQQDRLRRAGPREDGLRHPVWRRLTSPAAAATERPGRDPSALWLLRPAEPAHLFSRTSPVLLAGAHVRALGSRVPAALAPEKLPRHLSPFPGLVGPGFGARLSHGGRGNLYLLLLPLSWLTSVPPGSLTTPQELPKPETRAIRPPVPAWPCCCEYVLFITWRPVPSSPDPHKALFTPVPWPPSFGDGGETEELAGERVVCRGVWDPCFWVGQGEGYTRAHHDWGASDTKCDHVCNTASPCVVACVWVFPVPVWRNMWSRVLLVSVTLSHVTAACPCGGVVWDTKAKEGECGPMGGPGAVLVFTQA; this comes from the exons ATGGCCGAGACCTACG ACTTCCTCTTCAAATTCCTGGTGATCGGCAGTGCGGGAACTGGCAAATCATGTCTCCTTCATCAGTTCATCGAGAATAAGT TCAAACAGGACTCCAACCACACGATCGGCGTGGAGTTTGGATCCCGGGTGGTCAATGTGGGTGGGAAGACAGTGAAGCTACAGATCTGGGACACGGCCGGCCAGGAGCGGTTTCG AGCTGATGTTCTTGGAAACGAGCGCACTCACGGGCGAGAACGTGGAGGAGGCCTTCCTGAAGTGCGCCCGCACCATCCTCAACAAGATCGACTCAG GCGAGCTGGACCCCGAGAGGATGGGCTCAGGCATCCAGTATGGCGACGCCTCACttcgccagctgcggcagccacgGAGCGCCCAGGCCGTGACCCCTCAGCCCTGTGGCTGCTGAGACCTGCGGAGCCAG CTCACCTGTTCTCCAGGACCAGCCCTGTCCTTCTGGCTGGGGCCCACGTCCGGGCCCTAGGAAgccgtgtcccagctgccctggccccagAGAAGCTGCCCCGCCACCTGTCCCCCTTCCCTGGCCTGGTGGGGCCTGGCTTTGGGGCAAGACTGAGCCACGGGGGAAGGGGGAACCTgtacctgctgctgcttcctctgtcTTGGCTAACCTCTGTCCCCCCCGGATCCCTAACCACACCCCAAGAGCTCCCAAAGCCTGAGACCAGGGCCATTCGGCCCCCAGTCCCCGCCTGGCCCTGCTGTTGCGAGTACGTGTTATTTATTACCTGGAGGCCTGTCCCTTCCTCTCCCGACCCCCATAAAGCATTGTTTACACCTGTGCCTTGGCCTCCATCATTTGGGGACGGTGGGGAGACAGAAGAGCTGGCCGGTGAAAGAGTGGTGTGTCGTGGTGTTTGGGATCCGTGTTTCTGGGTTGGACAGGGTGAGGGGTACACCAGGGCACACCACGACTGGGGTGCTTCAGACACTAAGTGTGACCATGTGTGCAACACTGCAAGTCCCTGTGTTGTGGCCTGTGTATGGGTGTTCCCAGTACCTGTGTGGAGGAACATGTGGAGCAGAGTGCTGCTGGTGAGTGTGACGCTGTCGCACGTGACTGCTGCATGTCCTTGTGGTGGAGTTGTTTGGGACACCAAGGCCAAGGAAGGGGAATGTGGACCTATGGGTGGCCCCGGGGCTGTGCTTGTTTTCACCCAGGCGTGA
- the RAB4B gene encoding ras-related protein Rab-4B isoform X3 yields the protein MAETYDFLFKFLVIGSAGTGKSCLLHQFIENKFKQDSNHTIGVEFGSRVVNVGGKTVKLQIWDTAGQERFRADVLGNERTHGRERGGGLPEVRPHHPQQDRLRRAGPREDGLRHPVWRRLTSPAAAATERPGRDPSALWLLRPAEPGHDAFLFQLTCSPGPALSFWLGPTSGP from the exons ATGGCCGAGACCTACG ACTTCCTCTTCAAATTCCTGGTGATCGGCAGTGCGGGAACTGGCAAATCATGTCTCCTTCATCAGTTCATCGAGAATAAGT TCAAACAGGACTCCAACCACACGATCGGCGTGGAGTTTGGATCCCGGGTGGTCAATGTGGGTGGGAAGACAGTGAAGCTACAGATCTGGGACACGGCCGGCCAGGAGCGGTTTCG AGCTGATGTTCTTGGAAACGAGCGCACTCACGGGCGAGAACGTGGAGGAGGCCTTCCTGAAGTGCGCCCGCACCATCCTCAACAAGATCGACTCAG GCGAGCTGGACCCCGAGAGGATGGGCTCAGGCATCCAGTATGGCGACGCCTCACttcgccagctgcggcagccacgGAGCGCCCAGGCCGTGACCCCTCAGCCCTGTGGCTGCTGAGACCTGCGGAGCCAG GTCACGACGCCTTTCTCTTTCAGCTCACCTGTTCTCCAGGACCAGCCCTGTCCTTCTGGCTGGGGCCCACGTCCGGGCCCTAG
- the RAB4B gene encoding ras-related protein Rab-4B isoform X2 — protein sequence MAETYDFLFKFLVIGSAGTGKSCLLHQFIENKFKQDSNHTIGVEFGSRVVNVGGKTVKLQIWDTAGQERFRSVTRSYYRGAAGALLVYDITSRETYNSLAAWLTDARTLASPNIVVILCGNKKDLDPEREVTFLEASRFAQENELMFLETSALTGENVEEAFLKCARTILNKIDSGELDPERMGSGIQYGDASLRQLRQPRSAQAVTPQPCGC from the exons ATGGCCGAGACCTACG ACTTCCTCTTCAAATTCCTGGTGATCGGCAGTGCGGGAACTGGCAAATCATGTCTCCTTCATCAGTTCATCGAGAATAAGT TCAAACAGGACTCCAACCACACGATCGGCGTGGAGTTTGGATCCCGGGTGGTCAATGTGGGTGGGAAGACAGTGAAGCTACAGATCTGGGACACGGCCGGCCAGGAGCGGTTTCG GTCGGTGACCCGGAGTTACTACCGAGGGGCGGCGGGAGCCCTGCTGGTGTATGACATCACCAG CCGGGAGACGTACAACTCGCTGGCCGCCTGGCTGACCGACGCCCGCACTCTGGCCAGCCCCAATATCGTGGTCATCCTCTGTGGGAACAAGAAAGACCTGGACCCTGAGCGTGAGGTCACTTTCCTGGAGGCCTCCCGCTTTGCCCAGGAGAACG AGCTGATGTTCTTGGAAACGAGCGCACTCACGGGCGAGAACGTGGAGGAGGCCTTCCTGAAGTGCGCCCGCACCATCCTCAACAAGATCGACTCAG GCGAGCTGGACCCCGAGAGGATGGGCTCAGGCATCCAGTATGGCGACGCCTCACttcgccagctgcggcagccacgGAGCGCCCAGGCCGTGACCCCTCAGCCCTGTGGCTGCTGA
- the MIA gene encoding melanoma-derived growth regulatory protein, translating to MAVMARSLSPVLLGVIVVLSATPGPSAGDRPMPKLAERKLCADEECSHPISMAVALQDYVAPDCRFLTIYRGQVVYVFSKLKGRGRLFWGGSVQGDYYGDLAARLGYFPSSIVREDRTLKPGKIDVKTDKWDFYCP from the exons ATGGCCGTGATGGCTCGGTCCCTGTCCCCGGTGCTCCTCGGTGTCATCGTCGTGCTGTCTGCCACCCCAGGGCCTAGTGCGGGGGACCGCCCCATGCCCAAGCTGGCCGAGCGGAAGCTGTGTGCCGATGAGGAATGCAGCC ACCCCATCTCCATGGCTGTGGCTCTTCAGGACTACGTGGCCCCCGACTGCCGCTTCCTGACCATATACCGGGGCCAGGTGGTATATGTCTTCTCCAAGCTAAAGGGCCGCGGACGCCTCTTCTGGGGAggcagt GTTCAGGGAGATTACTACGGAGACCTGGCTGCTCGCCTAGGCTATTTCCCCAGTAGCATCGTTCGCGAGGACCGGACTCTGAAACCCGGGAAAATTGATGTAAAGACAGAT AAATGGGATTTCTACTGCCCGTGA